A single Anopheles funestus chromosome 2RL, idAnoFuneDA-416_04, whole genome shotgun sequence DNA region contains:
- the LOC125764368 gene encoding uncharacterized protein LOC125764368, which yields MHLYKKALTVVLVASILLVTVNALTIQELRAQIAQQRIQQRYGITEPTTTSSSGTTSSASSTESTTNATTTTTSTTSTTTTTTTTTTESTVANDASTNSTEAATTAESTTAESTTAGSSSTGTTSVEAGLIAQYRDQVRQQAIQRALARAAALG from the exons ATGCATCTATACAAAAAAGCGTTAACCGTGGTTTTAGTAGCCTCCATTTTG TTGGTAACGGTAAACGCACTAACCATTCAGGAATTACGAGCTCAAATTGCACAACAGCGCATTCAACAACGGTACGGCATAACTGAACCAACTACAACTTCTAGTAGTGGCACAACTTCGAGTGCATCTTCAACCGAAAGTACAACCAATGCGACAACTACGACTACCagcaccacctccaccaccaccaccactaccaccacaacCACAGAGTCAACCGTAGCAAATGACGCGTCTACTAACAGTACTGAGGCGGCAACTACTGCTGAGTCTACTACCGCCGAGTCTACTACTGCCGGCTCATCCAGCACCGGTACAACGAGTGTTGAGGCCGGATTAATAGCTCAATACCGTGACCAAGTGCGACAGCAAGCTATTCAGCGTGCCTTGGCAAGGGCAGCCGCATTAGGGTGA